The following are encoded in a window of Anoplopoma fimbria isolate UVic2021 breed Golden Eagle Sablefish chromosome 3, Afim_UVic_2022, whole genome shotgun sequence genomic DNA:
- the LOC129089046 gene encoding zinc finger protein 521-like isoform X5, with the protein MKTHASNKPHKCPVCRRGFLSSSSLHGHMQVHERGKDGSSSSLSRADEWKLKETRKCSRCEEGFDVPEELQRHIAECHPECSPSEDGGLGATLQCIYCHEPFSDEGTLLTHIDQAHSRDRKGHTCAICSEHFLSVEDLYAHMDIHQLPESSNHSNSPSLLTVGYTSVSSTTPDSNLSVDSSTMVETAPPVPKTRGRRKRAAQNTTDMGGRASKQPKVSYSCIYCNKQVFSSLAVLQIHLRTIHLDKPEQAHTCQFCLEVLPSLLNLNEHLKQVHNAEDHAVLLASLPDALLQCNFCPEVLTDLNGLQEHIRCSHGFPSPVAKESNAFFCPQCFMGFLTETTLEEHVRQTHCDGGSLRFDSPMAVTPKESIVEVYSCSYCTNSPIFNSVLKLNKHIKENHKNIPLALNYINNGKKSLRTLSPSSPISVEHTLLKQGGSASRSTGEFICNQCGAKYTSLDLFQTHLKTHLDGMQPQLTCPQCNKEFPNQESLLKHVTIHFTITSTYYICESCDKQFTSVDDLQKHLLDMHTFVFFRCTLCQEVFDSKVSTQLHLAVKHSNEKKVYRCTSCNWDFRHETDLQLHVKHSHLENQGRAHRCIFCGESFGTEVELQCHITTHSKKYNCRFCSKAFHAIVLLEKHLREKHCVFEGKAQNCGANGSAVSVVDGQPKEDAELHGLLTNSHGSGVAVGSVVESQNSRDGSEEEVDTADPMYGCDICGASYTMDSLLTNHQLRDHNIRPGESALLKRKAEMIKGNHKCNVCSRTFFSEAGLREHMQTHLGPVKHYMCPICGERFPSLLTLTEHKVTHSKSLDTGSCRICKMPLHCEEDFLEHCQMHPDLRNSLTGFRCVVCMQTVTSTLELKIHGTFHMQKTGTMSGNHQPMGRNNMISHNQQQHHIQKPFKCASCLKDFRSKLDLVKLDINGLPYGLCASCVTAAGSKSSSPTVNGGRQQQQHGGATTPATTTATWIQGERLSPGEGKGKAVSSSSSSSSTSSLSAAKTRCSSCNVKFETEAELQNHVHTVHREQAGDSNGGQLKTPQVSPMPRASPSQTEEKKTYQCIKCQMVFYSEWDIQVHVANHMLEEGLNHECKLCSQSFDSPAKLQCHLIEHSFEGMGGTFKCPVCFTVFVQANKLQQHIFSAHGQEDKIYDCSQCPQKFFFQTELQNHALTQHSS; encoded by the exons ATGAAAACTCACGCCTCTAACAAACCCCACAAGTGCCCTGTGTGCCGCCGAGGCTTCCTTTCCTCCAGCTCCCTCCACGGCCACATGCAAGTACACGAAAGGGGCAAAGATGGCAGCAGCTCAAGCCTTTCTCGAGCTGATGAATGGAAGCTGAAAGAAACTCGCAAATGCAGCCGTTGTGAAGAGGGCTTTGACGTTCCAGAGGAGCTCCAGAGGCACATCGCGGAGTGCCACCCTGAGTGCTCTCCATCAGAGGATGGAGGCCTGGGTGCCACACTGCAGTGCATTTACTGCCATGAGCCCTTCAGTGATGAGGGAACCCTGCTGACCCACATTGACCAGGCCCACAGCCGAGACAGGAAGGGCCACACCTGTGCTATCTGCTCTGAGCACTTTCTGTCTGTCGAGGACCTCTATGCTCATATGGACATCCACCAGCTCCCCGAATCtagtaaccatagcaacagccCTTCTTTGCTGACCGTGGGCTACACCTCTGTCTCTAGCACCACTCCTGACTCCAACCTCTCTGTCGACAGCTCCACAATGGTGGAGACGGCGCCACCTGTGCCCAAGACaagggggaggagaaagagggcgGCTCAAAACACAACGGACATGGGAGGACGTGCCTCCAAACAGCCTAAAGTCTCCTACAGTTGCATCTACTGCAACAAGCAAGTGTTTTCCAGTTTGGCTGTGCTTCAAATTCACCTGCGAACCATTCACCTGGACAAGCCAGAGCAGGCTCATACTTGCCAGTTCTGTTTGGAGGTTCTGCCCTCTTTACTAAATCTAAATGAACATCTTAAGCAGGTCCATAATGCAGAAGACCATGCTGTCCTGTTAGCCAGCTTGCCTGACGCCCTCCTTCAGTGTAATTTCTGCCCTGAGGTATTGACTGACCTCAACGGCCTCCAGGAACACATTCGCTGCTCCCATGGCTTTCCCAGTCCTGTGGCAAAGGAGAGCAATGCCTTCTTCTGCCCCCAATGCTTCATGGGGTTTTTGACCGAGACTACTTTGGAGGAGCATGTTCGTCAGACTCACTGTGATGGGGGAAGCCTGCGCTTTGACTCCCCCATGGCTGTAACTCCCAAGGAGTCTATAGTAGAGGTGTACTCCTGTTCGTACTGCACCAATTCCCCAATATTCAACAGTGTTCTGAAGCTCAACAAGCACATTAAGGAGAATCACAAGAACATTCCACTGGCACTGAACTACATCAACAATGGAAAGAAATCCCTGCGCACTCTTAGCCCCTCTTCTCCAATATCAGTGGAACATACCCTGCTTAAACAAGGCGGCTCAGCCTCACGCTCTACCGGTGAGTTCATATGTAACCAATGTGGAGCCAAGTATACCAGTCTAGACCTTTTCCAGACTCACCTAAAAACTCATCTGGATGGTATGCAGCCTCAACTCACCTGCCCACAGTGCAACAAAGAGTTCCCCAACCAGGAGTCCCTGTTGAAGCATGTGACGATCCACTTCACTATTACCTCCACTTATTACATCTGTGAGAGCTGTGACAAGCAGTTCACTTCAGTGGATGACCTACAGAAGCACCTACTCGACATGCACACCTTTGTGTTCTTTCGTTGCACTCTGTGTCAGGAGGTGTTTGACTCCAAGGTGTCTACTCAGCTCCACCTGGCCGTAAAGCACAGCAATGAGAAAAAAGTGTATCGCTGCACCTCCTGCAACTGGGACTTCAGGCATGAGACTGACCTACAGCTACATGTCAAACACAGCCATCTGGAAAACCAGGGCCGTGCCCACCGCTGCATTTTTTGTGGGGAGTCCTTTGGCACAGAGGTGGAGCTGCAGTGCCACATCACAACCCACAGCAAGAAGTATAACTGCCGCTTCTGCAGTAAGGCCTTCCATGCCATCGTCCTTCTGGAGAAGCATTTGAGGGAGAAacactgtgtgtttgagggaAAGGCACAGAACTGTGGTGCTAATGGTTCTGCTGTAAGTGTTGTGGATGGCCAGCCTAAAGAAGATGCTGAGCTACATGGTCTCCTAACCAACAGCCATGGTTCAGGGGTAGCAGTAGGATCCGTGGTGGAATCTCAGAACAGCCGGGATGGAAGTGAGGAAGAGGTGGACACTGCAGATCCCATGTATGGGTGCGACATCTGCGGGGCATCTTACACCATGGATTCACTCCTCACTAACCACCAGTTGAGGGACCACAATATACGCCCTGGTGAGAGTGCCCTGTTGAAAAGGAAAGCTGAAATGATAAAGGGCAACCACAAGTGCAATGTCTGCTCCCGCACCTTCTTCTCTGAGGCTgggctgagggaacatatgCAGACCCACCTTGGGCCTGTCAAACACTATATGTGCCCCATCTGTGGTGAGAGGTTCCCTTCCTTGCTCACCCTTACTGAGCACAAGGTCACCCATAGCAAGAGTCTGGACACAGGCAGCTGCCGCATTTGTAAGATGCCACTGCATTGTGAGGAGGACTTCCTGGAGCATTGCCAGATGCACCCTGACCTGAGGAACTCCCTGACAGGTTTCCGCTGTGTGGTGTGCATGCAGACAGTCACCTCTACTTTGGAGCTCAAGATCCATGGTACCTTCCACATGCAAAAGACAGGCACTATGTCCGGCAACCACCAACCCATGGGCCGAAACAATATGATCTCTCATAACCAGCAGCAACACCATATCCAAAAACCTTTCAAGTGCGCCTCTTGCCTGAAAGATTTCCGGTCGAAGCTAGACCTGGTGAAGCTGGACATCAACGGACTGCCTTACGGACTCTGTGCATCCTGCGTAACAGCAGCTGGCTCCAAGAGCTCCAGTCCAACAGTGAACGGAGGAaggcaacagcagcagcatggtgGAGCCACCACCCCAGCAACAACTACAGCCACGTGGATCCAGGGGGAGAGACTCAGCCCTGGAGAGGGGAAAGGCAAAGCcgtctcttcatcatcttcatcctcttctacATCCTCATTATCCGCTGCCAAGACACGATGCTCCAGCTGTAATGTGAAGTTTGAGACTGAAGCAGAGTTGCAAAACCATGTCCACACAGTGCATCGGGAACAGGCTGGGGACAGCAACGGCGGGCAGCTCAAGACCCCCCAGGTGTCCCCCATGCCCAGAGCCAGTCCCTCACAAACTGAAGAG AAGAAGACATACCAGTGCATCAAATGTCAGATGGTGTTCTACAGTGAATGGGACATCCAAGTCCATGTGGCCAACCACATGCTGG AGGAAGGATTGAACCATGAATGCAAGCTCTGTAGTCAGTCATTCGACTCACCAGCGAAGCTTCAATGCCACCTGATTGAGCACAGCTTTGAAGGCATGGGAGGAACCTTCAAGTGTCCGGTCTGCTTTACAG TATTCGTCCAGGCCAATAAGCTCCAGCAGCACATCTTCTCTGCACACGGACAGGAGGATAAGATCTACGACTGCTCGCAGTGCCCACAGAAGTTCTTCTTCCAGACAGAGTTACAG